The genome window CTCGTCGCTCATGACGAACCGGGAGCGCCCCCGCCCCGGAGGGGGGACGGGGCGGGGGCTGATGTGGTGGTGACGGCGGCGGCGTGGCACGCAGTCGCCTTGTCGCGGGAGTGCCGCCCGAGAGGTTCCGACCTGCGCGCCGTCATCGTCCTATCGTCGCCAGTCCGGTTATCGGTGTCACCGGTCCGCAGGGGACATCCGCACCATGGGCAGAACGCCCACCAGTCCTCGGCGTACCGGTGGCAGGAGGGACAAGAGGGCCTAGTCATCGAGGTAGACGCACCACTCGGAGGTGACGCCGCGCTCGCCCGCGAAGAGGAGCCACTGTGAAGGGCGCTGACCACCCGATGCCAGGAACTCCTGCGCGAAGGTATTGGCGCTCTCCGTAGATCCCGCGCCCCAGTGGGTGATCGCGTTCACCTGCATGCGGACCGGGACGTGCCAGTGGCCCGACGCGCTGTACTCGAAGGGCTCGACGCTGGTAGCCCAGCCGAGCAGGCGCTTGTTGAAGCCGTACCACGGGATGCCGAACGAGGCCGACTTCACCTGGTCGCCGTGGAACAGGAACCAGCGCTTGCCCATCACCTCGTCGGTGGCGTACCACGCCCGCTCGCCGGCCACGAACGTCTCGCCCCACTCCACGCGGGGCTCGTCCTTGAGCAGCATTCGGGCGATGTTGTAGACCATCGCGTCAAAGTTGGTCTCTGGGTGGTAGGAGCGGCGGATCGGCCCGCCCATGGCGCCGTGGTTGCCGATGGCGCCCTTGACCCTGAGCGTGGGCACCGAGGACAGGACTGTCCGCACCAGCGAGGCGAGGGCCTGTGACGCGGCGAACAGCTGCACGTAGAGCGATGAGTCGATCCGGTGGGCCTGTCCGGGGAAGATCTCCTCGCCCTCGACAAGGTCGCCGAGTAGGTAGATGCGGGCCTCTTCCACGGGGTGCTTTGCGCGCTCGCCCTCGATGAGCTTGACGACTTTCTGCGCGTACCGGGCGACCCGCGCGGCGGCGATATCGCTGTTGTACTCGGGGGTGGTCTTGCCCCACTGCCAATCGGCCAGAAGACAGATGGCCACCTCGGGCTTGGCCTTGCGGAGATCCCTGGCCGGGACCGGCACAGGCTCGATGACCATGGCGCGCGCGGCGTCGAGGGCCGCCCGGTAGACGGCCTCCACGAGCTCTTCGCGCTTCGCCCTGGATCGCTCTAGGTCCCGGAGCGCCTTGTTCAGCGCGAGCCGCAGCTCGTTGGACGTGTCCTCTTCCTTGACGTCGTCGATCAGGGACACGAGCACGCTCCTCGGCGATGGCGGGCGAGCGTGTTCTCGTTGGGGGTGGAGGGGAAACGCTTGCGCAGCGCGCGGTAGATCGCGCTGGTCATGTAGGCGGAGTCGAAGGCGGTTCGGAGGTCGGCGGCGTCGTCCGGTGCCAGGCCGTCGATGAACGCAGCAACGGAGCACCGCGGGCCCTTCACCGGGGGCGTGGCGGCGATCTCCTCGAGGAGGCTCACGCTCACCATCGTGGGGAAGGTGAGCGCCTGCGTCACCGGGCCACAGGGGACATCGGCTAACCGGGGGCCCGTTAACTTCTCTGCGCTGCAATCTCCGCTGCCATGTGCCTGTCGGTCAGGGTAGGCCGATGTGGTAGCGAAGAGGGGAGTCGAACCCCTACGAGGTTGCCCTCAGCGGTGTTTGAGTCCGCTGCGTGGAACGGGGATCAGGCGGATCCTGCCACTTCTGCTGCCATGTGGGTCACTTGCTGAAGCCTCTGCTGCGCTCAGCCCAGTCCGAGAAGTCATGGAACAGCACGGCCCAGTCGTCGCGCACCTTCTCTGGAAACGGACGCGCGTACTCGTCTTGCCCGAACACCTTCGCGCGGTGTGACTCATCGAGATGAGTCTGGATGTCGGCCCAGTTCCTAGCCACGCGAGCAAGGTGCTTCGCCTCGTCGGCCCTGATGTAGAAGTGTCGCCCGGAGTCTCCGAGAACGGCGGGGTAGTCCAGGTCCTTCCACCTAGGGTCCCCTTCGAGTAGATACCAGCGGCCACGGGACGTGACGAAGCCCGGGATCACCGGGCCGGCCATCTCCAAGAGATACCCCCACGACCAACTGCCCATCTGGAAGGAGCCGATCGATCGATTCCTCGGGGTCAGGGTGAGGCTCATCCAACTGCCCTCCCCAGCGACGCCATCGCGTCGCGCTTCGTGTCGTCGGTCAGGTGACCATATGTGTCGACGGTGATGGAGATCCCCGAGTGCCCGAGGATGCTCGACACGACCGCGAGCCCGACGCCCTCGGCGATCAGGAGCGAGGCCGTGGCGTGCCTCAGGTCGTGCCAGCGCATGGCGGGTAGCTCCTTCGCCTCGAGGCAGTCCTGGAACTCGTGGGTCAGGCGCGTGCCGTCGATCGGCTTGCCGTCGCGGGTGAACACGAGGTGGTGCGCGTTGCCCACGACCGCCAGCGAGTCGCGCCGCAGGTCGCGCAGGACCGCCAGCGCGGGCGCGGCCAGGGGGACCGTCCTGCGGCTGTGGTCGCTCTTGGGCTCCGTCAGGACGTAGCGGGTTCCTCGGGGTCCGGGGAGGCGGGCGAGGCTGTGGTGGACGGTGACAGAAGCCGATCGAGCCAGTCCATCAACCTCACGATCCCCAGCGCCAGTGCCAACTCCATCACCATCAGGGTCCACGCCCGGTCCAGTTCGTCCAGTTGCTCTTGCAGCGTGACCAAGGTTCACGTCCTCCCAGCGCAGGCCGAGCAGCTCGCCCTGTCGCAGTCCGGTGTAGAGCGCCACCGTGACCAGCGGCGCGAACCACTGGCCCTCGACGGCGGAGAGAAGGGCCTTCGCGTCCTCGGGGCGCAGCGCCTTCACGGTGCGCTTGACGGGTGAGGGCAGGTCGAGGTCGCTGGCCGGGTTGGCGTCGATCAGGCCCCAGCGCACGGCGTAGGACATGGCCGAGCGGAGGCAGTCCACCCGGTGGCGCACCGAGGTCGGGGAGT of Armatimonadota bacterium contains these proteins:
- a CDS encoding site-specific integrase, with the translated sequence RRWAMAKYGAGSVYPLANGKWAGQWSNGRRDDGSRDRGTVTADSEAATWKALAAARGKSSSTRPRKGGESVGAFLERWLVDVVKPTRRERTLLGYRSIVSLHLVPAFGERPLRSLGRREVQGWVNRQTDSPTSVRHRVDCLRSAMSYAVRWGLIDANPASDLDLPSPVKRTVKALRPEDAKALLSAVEGQWFAPLVTVALYTGLRQGELLGLRWEDVNLGHAARATGRTGPGVDPDGDGVGTGAGDREVDGLARSASVTVHHSLARLPGPRGTRYVLTEPKSDHSRRTVPLAAPALAVLRDLRRDSLAVVGNAHHLVFTRDGKPIDGTRLTHEFQDCLEAKELPAMRWHDLRHATASLLIAEGVGLAVVSSILGHSGISITVDTYGHLTDDTKRDAMASLGRAVG